DNA sequence from the Deltaproteobacteria bacterium genome:
CGGCCATGACCATCTCCCTGACCCGCGAGCTCGAGCTACTCGTGGAGAAGAAGATCAAGAGTGGCCTGTACCCAACAGCCCGTGAGGTCATCCGCGAAGGTCTTCGGCTGCTGGACGAGCGCGACCGCCTGTACGAGGCTCGGCTCGGGGATCTCCAGAAGGAGATCCGAAAGGGTTTCGCCAGCGGGCGCGCCACCGCCTTCAAACCCGAGGCGCTGAAGAAGAAGGTGCGTAGCACCCTCACCCGCCGACGCACGGCGGGATGAGCCGCGTCACCAAGCGACCTGAGGCCGAAGCCGACCTCC
Encoded proteins:
- a CDS encoding type II toxin-antitoxin system ParD family antitoxin; translation: MTISLTRELELLVEKKIKSGLYPTAREVIREGLRLLDERDRLYEARLGDLQKEIRKGFASGRATAFKPEALKKKVRSTLTRRRTAG